A genomic region of Desulfomonile tiedjei contains the following coding sequences:
- a CDS encoding efflux RND transporter permease subunit, whose product RMPHVEDVQDDYVAGLPSVRVRIDRQKAALFDLSSNAIGAALKTAYNGLDVSTYYEGDEDYDITITLAEADRRVMDVLHKLMIPTPAGPMVPLTTLAKVDYSGSVGDIVRIDHDRVVTVKAHVDEERIPGAVARVQAERLLADFPLPAGYTLKFTGENEFQKESEDFLGKAFVVSLLLIFLILVAMFNSVSQPLIILTSVVLSLGGAFLGLTVLQEPFGIIMSGVGLVSLVGVVVNNALVLIDYTNQLRRRGMPLDEAVVAAGATRLRAVIMGSVCTVLGVIPMIAGVSYDFHQMAIAWQSESTLWWRTMSTMVAAGLMVSTLLTLVVVPIVYALVENSKIRLSTLLSQIKAWYLKPFAQ is encoded by the coding sequence CGCATGCCGCATGTCGAGGATGTGCAGGACGACTACGTGGCCGGGCTGCCGTCGGTGCGCGTGCGCATCGACCGCCAGAAGGCGGCCCTGTTCGATCTTTCCAGCAACGCCATCGGCGCGGCCCTCAAGACGGCCTACAACGGCCTGGATGTCTCGACCTACTACGAGGGCGACGAAGATTACGACATCACCATCACCCTGGCCGAAGCGGACCGGCGCGTGATGGATGTGCTGCACAAGTTGATGATCCCCACCCCGGCCGGCCCCATGGTGCCGCTGACCACCCTGGCCAAGGTCGATTACAGCGGCAGCGTGGGCGACATCGTGCGCATCGACCACGACCGCGTGGTGACCGTCAAGGCCCACGTGGACGAGGAGCGCATCCCGGGGGCTGTGGCCCGCGTCCAGGCCGAACGGCTGCTGGCCGACTTTCCGCTGCCGGCCGGCTACACCCTCAAGTTCACGGGCGAAAACGAATTCCAGAAGGAGTCCGAAGATTTCCTGGGCAAGGCCTTCGTCGTCTCGCTGCTGCTGATCTTCCTGATCCTGGTGGCCATGTTCAACTCCGTGTCCCAGCCCCTGATCATTCTCACCTCCGTAGTACTCTCTTTGGGCGGCGCCTTCCTCGGTCTCACCGTCCTGCAGGAGCCGTTCGGCATCATCATGTCGGGCGTGGGGCTGGTCTCGCTGGTGGGCGTGGTGGTCAACAACGCCCTGGTGCTCATCGACTACACCAACCAGCTCCGCCGCCGCGGCATGCCGCTCGACGAGGCCGTGGTGGCCGCCGGCGCCACGCGCCTGCGCGCCGTGATCATGGGCTCGGTGTGCACCGTCCTGGGCGTCATCCCCATGATCGCCGGCGTCTCCTACGACTTCCACCAGATGGCCATCGCCTGGCAGAGCGAATCCACCCTCTGGTGGCGCACCATGTCCACCATGGTGGCCGCCGGCCTGATGGTCTCCACCCTGCTGACCCTGGTCGTCGTGCCCATCGTCTACGCCCTGGTCGAAAATTCCAAAATACGGCTGTCCACCCTGCTGAGCCAAATCAAGGCCTGGTACCTGAAGCCCTTCGCCCAGTAA